The Microcella sp. genome includes the window GGCGACGTGTGCGCGTGCGGTCAGCGGGGGTGCCTCGAGACTCTCGCCTCGGGGTCGGCACTCGCCCGCCTGTGGCCCGAAGGGTCGGTCGACGGCCGCGCCCCGCGCGCGGGCGAGCTGTTCGCGGCAGCCGAAGCGGGCGACGCGGCAGCGGTGCGCGCAGCCGAGCGCATCGTCGACAACATCGCGGCGGCCGTGCGCATTCTGGTGCTCACGGTCGACGTCGACGCGGTCGTCATCGGGGGAGGCCTGAGCTCTCTCGGTGCGCCGTTGCTGGGCGGGGTGCGCGCGCGGCTCGCCGCCGATGCGCGCACCTCGCCGTTTCTCGCCTCGCTCGACCTCGGCGAGCGCCTGCTGCTCGTGCCGCGCGACGTCGACGTCGCGGCCGTCGGCGCAGCGCTCGTCGGGTCGACCGCACACCCCCACCTCGAGCACGAGCCGGTGCCCGCGTGACCGAGGTCATCATCGTCGACGACCGTGCACGTGCGGGCGCGCTCGTCGCCGACGAGATCGTCAGGCTCGTGCGGCGGCGGGCCGACGCAGTGCTCGGCCTCGCCACCGGGTCCACCCCGCTGCCCGTGTATGAGGCACTGCGCCCCCACGCGGCCCTGCTGCGCGACGTGCGCGGGTTCGCACTCGATGAGTACGTGGGGCTGCCGGCCGGGCATCCTGAGTCGTATCGTGCGGTCATCGAGCGCGAGGTCATCACACCGCTCGGGCTCGACGCCTCACGCGTCAGGATTCCCGGTGACGACGTGCCCGAGATCGACGACCGCGCCGACGAGAGTTCGATCGCCGCAGCGGGCGACCGCTACGAGGCCGATCTCGCAGCGGCGGGCGGGGTCGACCTGCAACTGCTCGGCATCGGTGCCACGGGCCACATCGGATTCAACGAGCCGGGGTCGTCGTTCGCGTCGCGCACTCGCGTGAAGACGCTCACCGAGCAGACGCGGCTCGACAATGCGCGGTTCTTCGCCTCGATCGACGAGGTTCCGTTGCACTGCATCACGCAGGGGCTCGGCACGATTCTCGACGCACGACACCTCGTGCTGCTCGCGTTCGGCGACGCGAAGGCAGAAGCACTCGCCGCGGCCGTCGAAGGGCCGGTGACCTCGTCGCTGCCCGGGTCGGCGATTCAGCTGCACGGCCATGTCACCGTCATCGTCGACGAGGCCGCGGCCGCCCGCTTGCGATTC containing:
- a CDS encoding glucosamine-6-phosphate deaminase; the protein is MTEVIIVDDRARAGALVADEIVRLVRRRADAVLGLATGSTPLPVYEALRPHAALLRDVRGFALDEYVGLPAGHPESYRAVIEREVITPLGLDASRVRIPGDDVPEIDDRADESSIAAAGDRYEADLAAAGGVDLQLLGIGATGHIGFNEPGSSFASRTRVKTLTEQTRLDNARFFASIDEVPLHCITQGLGTILDARHLVLLAFGDAKAEALAAAVEGPVTSSLPGSAIQLHGHVTVIVDEAAAARLRFADYYRHAWAHKPSWQGL